A genomic window from Punica granatum isolate Tunisia-2019 chromosome 2, ASM765513v2, whole genome shotgun sequence includes:
- the LOC116194938 gene encoding SAC3 family protein A isoform X1, which translates to MNQAMNTETLIAPTGTTSKEGQTFVDHNHGQSSYVPPSIGSEAPPWTMHRVDNNSTQNAFPQNSTYSYQQNAQPPTAEGMNGTPATASSSSLASTNVPQGYSGYATYQNSTTDSYGYGTTGYTSYYSGYQQQTSHSYSQPVAAYPNTGHPYQPISSFQNTGSYAAPANYSSTYYNPGDYQTSAGYPTTNYSTQSTTQWNEGNYANYSSYQYSGYPPTSTGTYTPVSATAAPVHYQPQNTQYYGKNHTEVTCAPGTENLSVATTTKLDCPIPGVPGVTGGYSTTISQPQQPQQPQQPQQPSAAPWRPEAASLQMPPQQPSTVASAAHDGYWNYGTSGFQNQQSAVGQPEAYQPFDSRSAYASFQDPQNNSGPPGTNLQYPTVHQVPQSNPFPNTHQTSPSLDSRRVGKFQIQTNPRIVSNLGVGLAKTDKAGSGTSAATKPAYISVSLPNSNDKVLSNDASDSALKSGAFPKSLRGYVERALARCKDDAQLNACQAVMKEMITSATADGTLYTRDWDTEPLFPLPSVDGDSKGVQFPAPGSTFKRSPTRRIKSRWEPLPEEKPQAKLAPVKYGGWVQANQRERKPFIFNSERKEDRANSMKFSSVDQNAPKFQRPFKRQRLVDKPTAVENGDASSDSDKEQARYSGAISMANTPEERKRRESRSKRFEKGQGNRAEFNHHYKPKGAGAANLYVRRASAMVISKNLDNGGSEAVEDIDWDALTVKGTCQEIEKRYLRLTSAPDPATVRPEEVLEKALAIVQSSQKNYLYKCDQLKSIRQDLTVQRIRNQLTVKVYETHARLALEFGDLPEYNQCQSQLKTLYAEGIEGCRMEFSAYGLLCMILHSNNNRDLLSLMSRLPSEATEDEAVKHALAVRAAVTSGNYTMFFKLHKKAPNLNSCLMNLYVEKMRYKAVSCMSKSYRPTVPVSYIAQVLGFASALFANDENEGRETDGLEECMDWLKAHGACLVTDNNGEMQLDAKASSSSLYIPEPEDAVAHGDANLAVNDFLARASL; encoded by the exons ATGAATCAAGCAATGAATACAGAGACATTAATAGCTCCAACAGGGACAACTTCGAAAGAG GGACAAACTTTTGTTGATCATAATCATGGGCAATCATCATATGTTCCTCCCTCAATTGGTTCTGAGGCTCCACCATGGACTATGCATAGAGTGGATAATAATTCCACTCAGAATGCATTTCCACAGAATTCTACCTACAGTTATCAGCAGAATGCACAACCACCTACTGCTGAAGGAATGAATGGCACACCTGCAACTGCAAGTTCATCGAGTTTGGCTTCAACAAATGTACCCCAAGGTTATAGTGGCTATGCGACATACCAGAACTCCACTACTGACTCATATGGGTATGGAACTACTGGATATACGAGTTACTATAGCGGCTATCAGCAGCAGACTAGTCATTCATACTCTCAGCCTGTCGCAGCATATCCAAACACAGGTCATCCTTATCAGCCTATTTCCTCATTTCAGAATACAGGGTCTTATGCTGCGCCTGCAAATTATTCAAGCACTTACTACAATCCTGGTGATTATCAGACATCTGCTGGATATCCAACTACAAATTACAGTACTCAGAGTACCACTCAATGGAATGAGGGGAATTATGCAAATTATAGCAGTTACCAGTATTCAGGCTACCCTCCAACTTCAACTGGCACTTATACTCCTGTCAGTGCAACTGCAGCGCCAGTGCATTATCAGCCACAGAATACTCAATATTATGGAAAGAACCATACAGAAGTAACCTGTGCTCCTGGTACTGAAAACCTTTCTGTTGCTACTACAACTAAGTTGGACTGTCCTATTCCTGGGGTTCCCGGGGTTACAGGGGGCTATTCAACTACAATTAGCCAGCCACAACAGCCCCAACAGCCCCAACAGCCTCAACAGCCCTCTGCCGCACCTTGGAGGCCAGAGGCTGCTTCGTTACAAATGCCTCCTCAGCAG CCCAGTACAGTGGCCAGTGCTGCTCATGACGGTTACTGGAATTATGGTACCTCTGGCTTTCAAAACCAGCAGTCGGCTGTTGGACAACCTGAAGCTTACCAGCCTTTTGATTCAAGATCTGCATATGCTAGCTTTCAGGATCCTCAAAACAATTCCGGTCCGCCTGGAACCAACTTGCAATATCCTACTGTTCATCAGGTTCCCCAAAGTAATCCATTTCCCAATACCCACCAGACTTCTCCATCTTTAGATTCGCGAAGAGTAGGAAAATTCCAGATCCAGACAAATCCTAGAATTGTTTCTAACTTGGGTGTGGGTTTAGCGAAAACTGATAAGGCTGGCTCTGGGACCAGTGCAGCAACAAAACCTGCATATATCAGTGTTTCTTTGCCAAATTCAAATGATAAAGTGTTGTCCAATGATGCCTCTGATTCTGCACTTAAG TCTGGTGCTTTTCCGAAGTCGTTGCGTGGGTATGTTGAGAGGGCTCTTGCTCGCTGTAAAGATGATGCACAGCTAAATGCTTGCCAAGCAGTTATGAAAGAG ATGATTACTAGTGCAACTGCTGACGGTACTCTGTATACACGAGATTGGGATACTGAGCCTCTTTTCCCACTTCCCAGTGTGGATGGAGATAGTAAGGG GGTACAATTTCCAGCTCCGGGATCAACATTCAAAAGAAGTCCAACCAGACGCATCAAGAGCAGGTGGGAGCCCTTACCTGAGGAGAAGCCGCAGGCTAAATTAGCTCCCGTAAAATACGGTGGATGGGTGCAGGCCAAtcaaagagaaagaaag CctttcatttttaattctGAAAGAAAGGAGGACAGAGCAAATAGCATGAAGTTTTCTAGCGTGGACCAGAATGCTCCCAAGTTTCAGAGACCATTCAAGAGGCAGCGTCTCGTTGATAAGCCAACTGCTGTGGAGAACGGTGATGCGTCAAGTGATAGTGACAAGGAACAAGCGCGCTATTCTGGTGCTATCTCAATGGCAAATACCCCAGAGGAAAGAAAGAGACGGGAAAGTCGGTCCAAGCGCTTTGAGAAGGGACAAGGTAATCGGGCAGAATTTAATCATCATTATAAACCAAAAGGTGCTGGAGCAGCAAATTTGTATGTTAGAAGGGCCAGTGCCATGGTGATCAGTAAGAACTTGGATAATGGGGGCTCTGAGGCTGTTGAAGACATTGACTGGGATGCCCTTACTGTTAAGGGGACCTGTCAGGAAATTGAGAAACGTTACTTGCGCCTTACCTCTGCCCCTGATCCGGCCACT GTGAGGCCAGAAGAAGTTCTTGAAAAGGCTCTTGCTATTGTTCAAAGCTCGCAGAAGAATTATCTTTACAAATGTGATCAGCTGAAATCGATTCGCCAGGATCTAACTGTTCAACGAATTCGCAATCAGCTCACTGTCAAG GTATATGAAACGCATGCCCGATTAGCCCTCGAATTTGGAGACTTACCTGAGTACAATCAG TGCCAATCGCAATTGAAGACCCTCTATGCTGAAGGAATTGAGGGCTGCCGTATGGAGTTCTCTGCTTACGGCTTACTTTGTATGATTTTGCACTCTAATAATAACAGAGACCTATTGTCGTTGATGTCAAG ATTGCCAAGTGAGGCGACAGAGGATGAGGCTGTAAAGCATGCTCTTGCGGTTCGGGCAGCTGTCACTTCTGGGAATTACACAATGTTTTTCAAACTACACAAAAAAGCACCTAATCTAAATTCCTGCCTTATGA ATCTGTATGTGGAAAAGATGCGGTATAAGGCTGTGAGCTGTATGTCGAAATCGTATCGCCCCACTGTCCCAGTTTCTTACATCGCTCAGGTTTTGGGCTTTGCAAGTGCTTTATTTGCCAACGATGAAAATGAAGGGAGGGAGACGGATGGGTTAGAAGAGTGTATGGATTGGTTGAAAGCTCATGGTGCTTGCCTTGTTACTGATAACAATGGAGAGATGCAGCTCGATGCTAAG GCGTCGTCGTCTAGCCTCTACATACCTGAGCCCGAAGATGCTGTGGCTCATGGAGACGCTAATCTTGCTGTCAACGATTTTCTAGCTCGGGCATCCTTATAG
- the LOC116194934 gene encoding deaminated glutathione amidase, chloroplastic/cytosolic, giving the protein MSLCLPVTPHITLPVGLTKSGRPQQCRSLRVPRRATVSAVYSVMAAASSVRVAAAQMTSINDLASNFATCSRLVKEAASAGAKLLCFPESFSYIGARDGDSLKIAEPLDGPIMQQYQSLARESNIWLSLGGFQEKGKDDEHLCNTHVVIDNEGNIRSSYQKIHLFDVDVPGGMVYKESSFTEAGKDIVAIDSPVGRLGLTVCYDLRFPEIYQQLRFQHEAQVLLVPAAFTKVTGQAHWEILLRARAIETQCYVIAAAQAGKHNDKRESYGDALIIDPWGTVVGRLPDHLATGITVADIDLSFLDSVRTKMPLAKQRKPLDFWKPASL; this is encoded by the exons ATGTCGCTTTGCCTTCCGGTGACTCCGCATATTACTCTTCCCGTCGGGCTAACAAAATCGGGCCGCCCTCAGCAGTGCCGCTCCTTGCGCGTACCGCGACGCGCCACCGTATCAGCAGTGTATTCAGTCATGGCGGCCGCCAGCTCGGTTCGAGTCGCCGCCGCTCAGATGACCTCCATCAACGACCTGGCCTCCAACTTCGCGACCTGCTCCCGCCTGGTCAAA GAAGCAGCTTCTGCTGGGGCGAAATTGCTCTGCTTTCCCGAGAGCTTCTCGTACATTGGTGCCAGGGATGGGGACAGCCTTAAGATTGCAGAACCCTTGGATGGACCGATCATGCAACAATACCAATCTCTGGCGAG AGAGTCCAATATATGGCTGTCACTTGGAGGCTTCcaagagaaagggaaagatgACGAGCACTTGTGTAACACACACGTTGTCATCGATAATGAGGGGAATATCAGAAGCAGTTATCAGAAAATACACTT GTTTGATGTTGATGTGCCTGGTGGGATGGTTTACAAGGAAAGCAGCTTCACTGAAGCAG GAAAAGATATAGTAGCAATCGACAGCCCTGTAGGCCGTCTCGGGTTGACGGTGTGCTATGATCTGAGATTCCCGGAGATTTATCAGCAGCTGAGATTCCAACATGAAGCACAG GTTCTGCTCGTGCCTGCGGCCTTCACAAAAGTGACAGGTCAAGCACACTGGGAAATCCTTCTACGTGCTCGAGCTATTGAGACTCAATGCTAT GTCATTGCTGCTGCACAAGCTGGAAAGCACAATGATAAAAGGGAGAGTTACGGCGATGCTTTAATTATTGATCCATGGGGTACTGTAGTGGGGAGACTGCCAG ACCATCTGGCAACGGGGATTACTGTAGCTGATATTGATCTGTCGTTTCTCGACTCAGTCAGGACAAAGATGCCACTTGCCAAG CAAAGGAAGCCCTTAGATTTCTGGAAGCCTGCATCTTTGTGA
- the LOC116194935 gene encoding uncharacterized protein LOC116194935, with product MEGLVLCTLEFNLFKVAVDRICQLLRHDSCRGGVTWRAQDSRGFHTRMLANLASTGVGQWGGQHQSATWLQNPPNLLQTSIAVSVQAFYKVHHHRYLLLQHKPLQKTLRRSLATSGMAFRSSRLWSSLSRRLAPQGNGATFATSTAPKMKAFAPAGGEALPKPSPARTGDAVPMYVAIGMIFLSVSLGLHTAMQQLRHSPTVRVKKSRRETLPEVMEPEVVADESERFLTRSFFRKIAHVQEFDMGDTVIPNPVSKDAFAHRPKVETLKSVGVDPRP from the exons ATGGAGGGACTAGTTTTATGTACGCTCGAATTCAACCTCTTCAAGGTGGCAGTGGACCGAATTTGCCAATTACTCCGGCACGATTCG TGCAGGGGAGGAGTGACGTGGAGGGCTCAAGACTCAAGAGGCTTCCACACGAGGATGCTGGCCAATCTAGCATCGACAGGCGTGGGCCAGTGGGGAGGACAGCACCAATCAGCTACGTGGCTCCAGAACCCTCCGAACCTTCTCCAAACCTCCATTGCTGTCTCAGTCCAAGCTTTTTATAAAGTCCATCATCATcgctatcttcttcttcagcacAAACCCTTGCAGAAAACCCTTCGAAGATCTCTCGCCACGTCTGGCATGGCTTTCCGGTCATCG AGACTGTGGAGCTCCCTGTCGAGGCGGCTGGCCCCGCAAGGTAACGGCGCTACGTTCGCGACCTCGACGGCTCCGAAAATGAAGGCCTTCGCTCCTGCCGGGGGTGAAGCGCTCCCCAAGCCCAGCCCAGCGAGAACTGGGGACGCGGTGCCCATGTACGTGGCGATCGGAATGATTTTCCTATCGGTGTCGTTGGGCCTACACACTGCGATGCAGCAGCTCAGGCACTCCCCGACGGTTCGCGTGAAGAAGTCGCGGCGGGAGACCTTGCCTGAGGTGATGGAGCCCGAGGTGGTAGCGGACGAGTCCGAGAGGTTCCTGACCAGGTCCTTCTTCCGGAAGATCGCTCACGTCCAGGAATTCGATATGGGGGACACGGTGATCCCCAACCCTGTATCGAAGGATGCCTTTGCCCACCGTCCAAAGGTTGAGACCCTCAAGTCGGTCGGGGTCGATCCCAGGCCATGA
- the LOC116194936 gene encoding uncharacterized protein LOC116194936, with protein sequence MAFRATKLWRSLSRRLNPHGNATTFATSTAPKMKTFPPASGEGGLKRSAMGHALAVPIYVAIGMIVLQLSFGIHTAMQQLSCSPGVRVKKSRRETLPEVVEPEVVAEESEKFLTKSFFRKVAHIQDFDTGETVVPNQASKDAFAHRPKIETLKSVGVDPRP encoded by the exons ATGGCCTTTCGGGCGACG AAACTGTGGCGCTCCCTCTCGAGGCGGCTGAACCCGCACGGCAACGCAACTACATTTGCGACCTCGACCGCTCCCAAGATGAAGACCTTCCCTCCTGCTTCGGGCGAAGGGGGACTCAAGCGGAGTGCCATGGGGCACGCGTTGGCCGTGCCCATATACGTGGCGATTGGGATGATTGTCCTCCAGCTCTCGTTTGGGATCCACACGGCGATGCAGCAGCTCTCGTGCTCCCCGGGCGTGCGTGTGAAGAAGTCGCGGCGGGAGACCTTGCCTGAAGTGGTGGAGCCTGAGGTGGTTGCAGAGGAGTCGGAGAAGTTCCTCACCAAGTCCTTCTTCCGGAAGGTCGCCCACATCCAGGATTTCGACACTGGAGAGACAGTGGTCCCGAACCAGGCATCGAAGGACGCCTTCGCCCATCGCCCAAAGATCGAGACACTGAAGTCGGTTGGGGTAGACCCAAGGCCATGA
- the LOC116194938 gene encoding SAC3 family protein A isoform X2 has product MAHLQLQVHRVWLQQMYPKVIVAMRHTRTPLLTHMGMELLDIRVTIAAISSRLVIHTLSLSQHIQTQTSAGYPTTNYSTQSTTQWNEGNYANYSSYQYSGYPPTSTGTYTPVSATAAPVHYQPQNTQYYGKNHTEVTCAPGTENLSVATTTKLDCPIPGVPGVTGGYSTTISQPQQPQQPQQPQQPSAAPWRPEAASLQMPPQQPSTVASAAHDGYWNYGTSGFQNQQSAVGQPEAYQPFDSRSAYASFQDPQNNSGPPGTNLQYPTVHQVPQSNPFPNTHQTSPSLDSRRVGKFQIQTNPRIVSNLGVGLAKTDKAGSGTSAATKPAYISVSLPNSNDKVLSNDASDSALKSGAFPKSLRGYVERALARCKDDAQLNACQAVMKEMITSATADGTLYTRDWDTEPLFPLPSVDGDSKGVQFPAPGSTFKRSPTRRIKSRWEPLPEEKPQAKLAPVKYGGWVQANQRERKPFIFNSERKEDRANSMKFSSVDQNAPKFQRPFKRQRLVDKPTAVENGDASSDSDKEQARYSGAISMANTPEERKRRESRSKRFEKGQGNRAEFNHHYKPKGAGAANLYVRRASAMVISKNLDNGGSEAVEDIDWDALTVKGTCQEIEKRYLRLTSAPDPATVRPEEVLEKALAIVQSSQKNYLYKCDQLKSIRQDLTVQRIRNQLTVKVYETHARLALEFGDLPEYNQCQSQLKTLYAEGIEGCRMEFSAYGLLCMILHSNNNRDLLSLMSRLPSEATEDEAVKHALAVRAAVTSGNYTMFFKLHKKAPNLNSCLMNLYVEKMRYKAVSCMSKSYRPTVPVSYIAQVLGFASALFANDENEGRETDGLEECMDWLKAHGACLVTDNNGEMQLDAKASSSSLYIPEPEDAVAHGDANLAVNDFLARASL; this is encoded by the exons ATGGCACACCTGCAACTGCAAGTTCATCGAGTTTGGCTTCAACAAATGTACCCCAAGGTTATAGTGGCTATGCGACATACCAGAACTCCACTACTGACTCATATGGGTATGGAACTACTGGATATACGAGTTACTATAGCGGCTATCAGCAGCAGACTAGTCATTCATACTCTCAGCCTGTCGCAGCATATCCAAACACAG ACATCTGCTGGATATCCAACTACAAATTACAGTACTCAGAGTACCACTCAATGGAATGAGGGGAATTATGCAAATTATAGCAGTTACCAGTATTCAGGCTACCCTCCAACTTCAACTGGCACTTATACTCCTGTCAGTGCAACTGCAGCGCCAGTGCATTATCAGCCACAGAATACTCAATATTATGGAAAGAACCATACAGAAGTAACCTGTGCTCCTGGTACTGAAAACCTTTCTGTTGCTACTACAACTAAGTTGGACTGTCCTATTCCTGGGGTTCCCGGGGTTACAGGGGGCTATTCAACTACAATTAGCCAGCCACAACAGCCCCAACAGCCCCAACAGCCTCAACAGCCCTCTGCCGCACCTTGGAGGCCAGAGGCTGCTTCGTTACAAATGCCTCCTCAGCAG CCCAGTACAGTGGCCAGTGCTGCTCATGACGGTTACTGGAATTATGGTACCTCTGGCTTTCAAAACCAGCAGTCGGCTGTTGGACAACCTGAAGCTTACCAGCCTTTTGATTCAAGATCTGCATATGCTAGCTTTCAGGATCCTCAAAACAATTCCGGTCCGCCTGGAACCAACTTGCAATATCCTACTGTTCATCAGGTTCCCCAAAGTAATCCATTTCCCAATACCCACCAGACTTCTCCATCTTTAGATTCGCGAAGAGTAGGAAAATTCCAGATCCAGACAAATCCTAGAATTGTTTCTAACTTGGGTGTGGGTTTAGCGAAAACTGATAAGGCTGGCTCTGGGACCAGTGCAGCAACAAAACCTGCATATATCAGTGTTTCTTTGCCAAATTCAAATGATAAAGTGTTGTCCAATGATGCCTCTGATTCTGCACTTAAG TCTGGTGCTTTTCCGAAGTCGTTGCGTGGGTATGTTGAGAGGGCTCTTGCTCGCTGTAAAGATGATGCACAGCTAAATGCTTGCCAAGCAGTTATGAAAGAG ATGATTACTAGTGCAACTGCTGACGGTACTCTGTATACACGAGATTGGGATACTGAGCCTCTTTTCCCACTTCCCAGTGTGGATGGAGATAGTAAGGG GGTACAATTTCCAGCTCCGGGATCAACATTCAAAAGAAGTCCAACCAGACGCATCAAGAGCAGGTGGGAGCCCTTACCTGAGGAGAAGCCGCAGGCTAAATTAGCTCCCGTAAAATACGGTGGATGGGTGCAGGCCAAtcaaagagaaagaaag CctttcatttttaattctGAAAGAAAGGAGGACAGAGCAAATAGCATGAAGTTTTCTAGCGTGGACCAGAATGCTCCCAAGTTTCAGAGACCATTCAAGAGGCAGCGTCTCGTTGATAAGCCAACTGCTGTGGAGAACGGTGATGCGTCAAGTGATAGTGACAAGGAACAAGCGCGCTATTCTGGTGCTATCTCAATGGCAAATACCCCAGAGGAAAGAAAGAGACGGGAAAGTCGGTCCAAGCGCTTTGAGAAGGGACAAGGTAATCGGGCAGAATTTAATCATCATTATAAACCAAAAGGTGCTGGAGCAGCAAATTTGTATGTTAGAAGGGCCAGTGCCATGGTGATCAGTAAGAACTTGGATAATGGGGGCTCTGAGGCTGTTGAAGACATTGACTGGGATGCCCTTACTGTTAAGGGGACCTGTCAGGAAATTGAGAAACGTTACTTGCGCCTTACCTCTGCCCCTGATCCGGCCACT GTGAGGCCAGAAGAAGTTCTTGAAAAGGCTCTTGCTATTGTTCAAAGCTCGCAGAAGAATTATCTTTACAAATGTGATCAGCTGAAATCGATTCGCCAGGATCTAACTGTTCAACGAATTCGCAATCAGCTCACTGTCAAG GTATATGAAACGCATGCCCGATTAGCCCTCGAATTTGGAGACTTACCTGAGTACAATCAG TGCCAATCGCAATTGAAGACCCTCTATGCTGAAGGAATTGAGGGCTGCCGTATGGAGTTCTCTGCTTACGGCTTACTTTGTATGATTTTGCACTCTAATAATAACAGAGACCTATTGTCGTTGATGTCAAG ATTGCCAAGTGAGGCGACAGAGGATGAGGCTGTAAAGCATGCTCTTGCGGTTCGGGCAGCTGTCACTTCTGGGAATTACACAATGTTTTTCAAACTACACAAAAAAGCACCTAATCTAAATTCCTGCCTTATGA ATCTGTATGTGGAAAAGATGCGGTATAAGGCTGTGAGCTGTATGTCGAAATCGTATCGCCCCACTGTCCCAGTTTCTTACATCGCTCAGGTTTTGGGCTTTGCAAGTGCTTTATTTGCCAACGATGAAAATGAAGGGAGGGAGACGGATGGGTTAGAAGAGTGTATGGATTGGTTGAAAGCTCATGGTGCTTGCCTTGTTACTGATAACAATGGAGAGATGCAGCTCGATGCTAAG GCGTCGTCGTCTAGCCTCTACATACCTGAGCCCGAAGATGCTGTGGCTCATGGAGACGCTAATCTTGCTGTCAACGATTTTCTAGCTCGGGCATCCTTATAG
- the LOC116194937 gene encoding golgin subfamily B member 1-like, which translates to MKKLFFFRSSGSSNTTQPLTEKTNKEDLFENGLSCPIGQPRKHSSDSQSSNAGSGLRRSLSLSSASFFEEGFEQSNSHENSCRVIITPEKQSRTKRSSRSHNDSSGNSSNCSSNVSSKIIDRYIDGEQNQDRSRPKNIITRNQAGKDSGNRPPRAQFTAPSSPVDSAKTRPRSHSFRESKGTRLYFSSRDWVEGGLGHESPRRLAKNVIERLSQTTADFPRASSKEFDHDIPITIEDIYSGSLNKDSSSEAATRNSSPLDEPYETIGCEVPNHKCAAIDEEMDFELQRRYKVAEEKVALLSEEFERDRFVLGMSFDVSALIHTIRSLSEERMSLATEISELLQSRIAERASAKEELRLVKVEMELQLQRLEREKKELQVGLEKELDRRSNGWSSRLEKYQFEEQRLRERVRELAEQNVSLQREVSSFGEREAESRNLITYSEQQIKELSMKVEESTWQNEELHRHLSELREKCKAAEESEECIKRNFQEKEKECKELHRSVTRLLRTANEQEKTIEGLRDGFCEDDGKLEKVDKQVAKLRMEQMRLTGVELALRKEVESHRLEAESLRHENINLLSRLKGNSKDPRDSMFQLDNELWARVCCLQSQGLSLLNETTDLCSKLLALVKEKSYHEETKQGIENVGRSGLDSQFIIESDVKIQGFKRGMESLARSLQTISRLLQEKVTPLSTKQQLNDQTSEDALRSELKAESLVTSLLREKLYSKEMEVEQLRAELATAVRSTDVLRYEVQNALDSLSCVTHKLRELELQMLKKDESMNRLQSDLQDSKRELNVIRGILPKVMEERDKMWEKVKDFSEKNMLLNSEVEMLRKRIDTLDEDIHIKEGEITILKDSISKKSFDLLSSPDFTREFLLE; encoded by the exons ATGaagaaacttttctttttccgatCTTCTGGATCCAGCAACACGACCCAGCCATTGACCGAGAAGACTAATAAGGAGGACCTGTTTGAAAATGGACTGAGCTGCCCCATAGGCCAGCCCCGAAAGCATTCATCTGATAGTCAGAGTTCGAATGCTGGGTCAGGTCTCAGGAGAAGCCTCTCACTGTCTTCTGCCTCCTTCTTTGAAGAAGGCTTTGAGCAGAGCAACTCGCACGAGAATTCATG TCGTGTTATTATTACTCCGGAGAAGCAATCAAGAACCAAACGGTCTTCGAGGTCCCACAATGACTCATCAGGGAATTCCTCGAACTGCTCAAGCAATGTCTCGAGCAAAATAATTGACCGTTATATTGATGGAGAGCAGAATCAGGATAGAAGCCGACCGAAGAATATTATTACGAGAAATCAAGCCGGAAAAGATAGTGGGAATCGTCCTCCTCGAGCTCAATTCACAGCACCCTCTTCACCCGTAGATAGTGCTAAAACTAGACCAAGATCTCATTCATTTAGAGAATCTAAAGGCACTCGTCTCTACTTCTCATCTAGAGATTGGGTGGAGGGTGGGTTGGGCCATGAATCTCCTCGGAGGCTTGCAAAAAATGTTATTGAGAGGCTCTCTCAGACTACTGCTGATTTCCCGAGAGCAAGTTCAAAGGAATTCGACCATGACATTCCAATCACAATAGAAGATATCTACAGTGGATCTTTGAATAAAGATTCCTCCTCAGAAGCAGCCACTCGAAATAGCTCTCCATTGGATGAGCCCTATGAAACAATAGGCTGCGAGGTCCCCAACCACAAATGTGCTGCAATAGATGAGGAGATGGACTTCGAGTTGCAAAGAAGGTACAAGGTAGCTGAGGAGAAGGTCGCCCTTCTCTCTGAAGAGTTTGAACGAGATCGATTCGTACTTGGGATGAGTTTTGATGTCTCAGCACTGATTCATACAATAAGGAGCCTTTCGGAGGAACGGATGAGCTTGGCTACTGAGATTTCGGAACTGTTACAGTCGAGAATAGCAGAAAGGGCTTCTGCTAAGGAAGAGCTTAGACTGGTGAAGGTGGAAATGGAATTGCAGCTCCAGAGgctggagagagagaagaaggaaCTGCAAGTAGGCTTGGAGAAGGAGCTTGATAGGAGGTCAAATGGCTGGTCTTCGAGGCTTGAGAAGTACCAGTTTGAAGAGCAGAGGCTTCGCGAGCGGGTGAGAGAACTAGCAGAACAGAatgtttctctccaaagggaAGTCTCTTCTTTTGGTGAGAGGGAAGCAGAGAGCAGAAACTTGATAACATATTCTGAGCAACAGATAAAGGAGCTGAGTATGAAGGTGGAGGAATCGACATGGCAGAATGAAGAATTGCATAGGCATCTCTCAGAATTACGAGAAAAATGCAAGGCTGCAGAGGAAAGTGAAGAGTGTATTAAGAGAAACTTccaggagaaggagaaggaatgCAAGGAGTTGCACAGATCGGTTACAAGATTACTGAGGACTGCAAATGAGCAGGAGAAGACGATTGAAGGGCTTCGAGATGGATTCTGTGAAGATGATGGCAAGTTGGAAAAGGTTGATAAGCAGGTGGCAAAACTGCGAATGGAGCAGATGAGGCTGACTGGGGTTGAACTGGCCTTACGAAAAGAAGTGGAATCTCATAGGCTTGAAGCGGAGTCACTTCGGCATGAAAATATTAACTTGTTGAGCCGATTGAAGGGCAACAGCAAAGATCCCCGGGATTCGATGTTTCAGCTTGACAACGAACTTTGGGCCCGAGTTTGCTGCTTGCAAAGTCAAGGGTTATCACTTTTAAACGAGACCACTGACTTGTGTTCGAAGCTATTGGCACTTGTCAAAGAGAAGTCTTATCATGAAGAAACCAAGCAGGGCATAGAAAATGTTGGCAGATCCGGTTTAGATTCACAATTTATTATCGAGTCTGATGTTAAAATCCAAGGATTCAAGCGTGGAATGGAGAGCCTGGCTAGAAGTTTGCAAACAATTTCACGATTGCTTCAGGAGAAGGTCACACCACTTTCTACAAAGCAGCAGCTAAATGATCAAACTTCAGAG GATGCTTTGAGGTCAGAGCTTAAAGCGGAAAGCTTGGTGACAAGCCTGCTAAGAGAGAAGCTCTATTCTAAAGAGATGGAAGTTGAACAACTGCGTGCTGAATTGGCAACAGCAGTGAGAAGCACCGATGTCCTCAGATATGAAGTTCAGAATGCTCTGGACAGCCTCTCTTGTGTAACCCACAAATTGCGGGAGCTTGAACTCCAG ATGCTAAAGAAGGACGAGAGCATGAACCGTCTGCAGAGCGACCTCCAAGACTCGAAGAGGGAGCTGAATGTCATCAGGGGGATCCTCCCCAAAGTGATGGAGGAGAGGGACAAGATGTGGGAGAAGGTGAAGGACTTCTCGGAGAAGAACATGCTCCTGAACTCGGAGGTTGAAATGCTGAGGAAGAGGATAGACACCCTCGATGAGGACATACACATCAAGGAAGGTGAGATCACGATCTTGAAGGACTCGATCAGTAAGAAGTCCTTTGATCTCCTTTCAAGTCCCGATTTCACCCGAGAGTTCTTGCTGGAATGA